In Neomonachus schauinslandi chromosome 6, ASM220157v2, whole genome shotgun sequence, a genomic segment contains:
- the RBBP5 gene encoding retinoblastoma-binding protein 5 — MNLELLESFGQNYPEEADGTLDCISMALTCTFNRWGTLLAVGCNDGRIVIWDFLTRGIAKIISAHIHPVCSLCWSRDGHKLVSASTDNIVSQWDVLSGDCDQRFRFPSPILKVQYHPRDQNKVLVCPMKSAPVMLTLSDSKHVVLPVDDDSDLNVVASFDRRGEYIYTGNAKGKILVLKTDSQDLVASFRVTTGTSNTTAIKSIEFARKGSCFLINTADRIIRVYDGREILTCGRDGEPEPMQKLQDLVNRTPWKKCCFSGDGEYIVAGSARQHALYIWEKSIGNLVKILHGTRGELLLDVAWHPVRPIIASISSGVVSIWAQNQVENWSAFAPDFKELDENVEYEERESEFDIEDEDKSEPEQTGADAAEDEEVDVTSVDPIAAFCSSDEELEDSKALLYLPIAPEVEDPEENPYGPPPDAVQTSLMDEGASSEKKRQSSADGSQPPKKKPKTTNIELQGVPNDEVHPLLGVKGDGKSKKKQAGRPKGSKGKEKDSPFKPKLYKGDRGLPLEGSAKGKVQAELSQPLAAGGAISELL, encoded by the exons AGTCCTTTGGGCAGAATTATCCAGAG gaagcCGATGGAACTTTGGATTGTATCAGCATGGCCCTGACTTGCACCTTTAACAGGTGGGGCACGCTGCTTGCAGTTGGCTGTAATGATGGCCGAATTGTCATCTGGGATTTCTTGACAAGAGGCATTGCTAAAATAATTAGTGCGCACATCCATCCAGTTTGTTCTTTATG ctggaGTCGAGATGGTCATAAGCTCGTGAGTGCTTCCACTGATAACATAGTGTCACAGTGGGATGTTCTTTCAGGCGACTGCGACCAGAGGTTTCGGTTCCCTTCACCCATCCTAAAAGTCCAGTACCATCCACGAGATCA gAACAAGGTTCTCGTGTGTCCCATGAAATCTGCTCCTGTCATGTTGACCCTTTCAGATTCCAAGCATGTTGTTCTGCCGGTAGACGATGACTCCGATTTGAACGTGGTTGCATCTTTTGATAGGCGAGGGGAATATATCTATACAGGAAATGCAAAAGGCAAG ATTTTGGTCCTAAAAACAGATTCTCAGGATCTTGTTGCTTCCTTCAGAGTAACAACTGGAACAAGCAATACCACAGCTATTAAGTCCATAGAGTTTGCCCGGAAGGGGAG TTGCTTTTTAATTAACACAGCAGATCGGATAATCCGAGTTTATGATGGCAGAGAAATCTTAACTTGTGGAAGAGATGGAGAGCCTGAACCCATGCAGAAGTTACAGGACTTGGTAAATAG GACCCCGTGGAAGAAATGTTGTTTCTCTGGGGATGGAGAATACATAGTGGCTGGTTCAGCCCGGCAGCATGCCTTGTACATCTGGGAGAAAAGCATTGGCAACCTGGTGAAGATTCTCCATGGGACGAGAGGAGAACTCCTCTTGGATGTAGCT TGGCACCCTGTTCGACCCATCATAGCATCCATTTCAAGTGGAGTGGTATCTATCTGGGCACAAAATCAAGTA GAAAATTGGAGTGCATTTGCCCCAGACTTCAAGGAGTTGGATGAAAATGTAGAATATGAGGAAAGGGAATCAGAGTTTGATATTGAAGATGAAGATAAGAGTGAGCCTGAGCAGACAG GGGCTGATGCTGCCGAGGATGAGGAAGTGGATGTCACCAGCGTGGACCCAATTGCTGCCTTCTGTAGCAG TGATGAAGAGCTGGAAGATTCAAAGGCTCTATTATATTTACCCATTGCCCCTGAGGTAGAAGATCCGGAAGAAAATCCTTATGGCCCCCCACCGGATGCTGTCCAAACCTCCCTGATGGATGAAGGGGCTAGTTCAGAGAAGAAGAGGCAGTCTTCAGCGGATGGGTCCCAGCCACCGAAGAAGAAACCCAAAACAACCAATATAGAACTTCAAGGAGTACCTAATGATG AAGTCCATCCACTACTGGGTGTGAAGGGGGATGGCAAATCCAAGAAGAAGCAAGCAGGCCGGCCTAAAGGAtcaaaaggtaaagagaaagatTCTCCATTTAAACCGAAACTCTACAAAGGGGACAGAGGTTTACCTCTGGAAGGATCAGCGAAGGGTAAAGTGCAGGCGGAGCTCAGCCAGCCATTGGCAG CAGGGGGAGCAATCTCAGAACTGTTATGA
- the TMEM81 gene encoding transmembrane protein 81 produces MRTSAAGFLLGSLVLAFSLPLVVTLPKTLAIPKKLQQAVGKVIVNATSCTVTCGLGYKEETVCEVGPDGVRRKCTSQRLECLTNWICGMLHFTVLIGKEFELSCLSSDILEVGREAFRFTWRLARGIISTDDEIFKPFRASSHFVRFESIQEYDSGTYRCDVQLLRNLRFVKRLYFGLRVLPPNLVNLKFHQSLTEHQKLVDKGLEVNLDNGSKPHGPPWKKKVAVALGIGITSGVAGGVLVIIALGSGLRLIYSSTVLESFRASLRKGWLPRNLLGPFRKPG; encoded by the coding sequence ATGAGGACCTCGGCCGCTGGTTTCCTCCTCGGGAGCTTGGTGTTGGCCTTTAGTCTGCCTTTGGTGGTGACTTTACCAAAAACACTGGCCATCCCAAAGAAACTGCAGCAAGCCGTGGGGAAGGTTATTGTCAATGCCACCAGCTGCACGGTCACCTGTGGCCTTGGCTATAAGGAGGAGACCGTCTGCGAGGTGGGCCCTGATGGCGTGAGAAGGAAGTGTACGTCTCAGCGCTTAGAATGTCTGACCAACTGGATCTGTGGGATGCTCCATTTCACCGTTCTCATAGGGAAGGAATTTGAGCTGAGCTGCCTGAGTTCAGACatcctggaggtggggagggaagcttTCCGGTTCACCTGGCGACTTGCTCGCGGTATCATCTCAACTGATGATGAAATCTTCAAACCCTTCCGGGCCAGCTCGCACTTTGTGAGGTTCGAGTCTATTCAGGAGTATGACTCTGGGACATACCGGTGTGATGTGCAGCTGTTAAGAAACTTGAGGTTTGTCAAGAGGCTCTATTTTGGGCTGCGGGTCCTTCCTCCTAACTTGGTGAACCTGAAATTCCATCAGTCCCTTACTGAGCATCAGAAGTTAGTCGATAAGGGCCTGGAAGTGAATCTGGACAATGGTTCTAAGCCTCATGGCCCACCATGGAAAAAGAAGGTGGCTGTAGCTTTGGGAATAGGGATTACCAGTGGAGTAGCTGGTGGTGTGTTGGTGATCATTGCCCTGGGCAGTGGGCTGAGGCTGATCTACAGCAGTACTGTCCTTGAGTCCTTCAGAGCCTCCCTCCGGAAAGGCTGGCTGCCCAGGAACCTGCTGGGCCCGTTCAGGAAGCCAGGCTAG